One genomic region from Lates calcarifer isolate ASB-BC8 linkage group LG10, TLL_Latcal_v3, whole genome shotgun sequence encodes:
- the accs gene encoding LOW QUALITY PROTEIN: 1-aminocyclopropane-1-carboxylate synthase-like protein 1 (The sequence of the model RefSeq protein was modified relative to this genomic sequence to represent the inferred CDS: deleted 2 bases in 2 codons): protein MDFRGRRHERGSNWTDPEIVELLQLWSDESVQIELESSLRNQRVFDRIAHILREKGIYRTGDQCREKIKKMKLEYRRIKDNHKMRSWKFYDVMDRVLANRPAITYSSLGGAVIAQQVFQSPGGADAYLQGVPAGSFGPASSGGFLFGQPPKTGDPLDIKCEDVEESMLNSGVAPPEMYYGSGDDQETDGQSLLGAEDTLGRGESSTNARISPSGFSDLNISGSATAVTQAVGGPVPLDASEQPSKEGSNTPASVRQRKRRRGGKTSWSHGGARCGGRGSLDKALASFLNWQQSAEERLLSLEEARLERELQAEERREQREERRAEQERQHELRLFSMLTGALAAVGQVAPTVATAQTDPSVSPLAHLSASLMTTATPSDLSSLSQQPPEAPKAQAVSTQETTTSTPPTSVTACKMSQNGLATLRGAETPGRSVYLSNRGNSIRQHQGILQEGYAQYGMDKHHDTDNPDGIINMGTSENKLCYDLLHKRLTKPDMLHIDPSLLQYSDWRGHTFLREAVAKFLTQYCYSPNPLKADNVVVMNGCGSLFSCIAAVICDPKDAILIPTPFYGVITEDLDLYSDVKLFHVPLDCEADGKDSRPFHLTVEKLEEGLQRAKQEGLMIRAVILMNPHNPLAEIYTQKEMIAFLEFAKKNELHAIVDEVYMLTVFDESVTFHSVLSVDSLPDPQRTHVMWGMSKDFAMAGIRIGTLYTENRDLVEALAQLGSFHGISGTTQHQVAQLLQDREWINKEFLPENRSRLKAAHSYLIGELQSMGVPYLDRPAALYVWADLRKYLRERQFEEELSLWRGFLRHKVVLSCGQAFSCSTPGWFRIVFADQQHHLQLGLKRIREALKEIEEKNGSPDSHSIKEATEESKKSVKEDSADSDNAAIVNSTSSPQSKSSDQLKEKDSPVPDTGPLATEEFVLLDCQASKPAESLDSLIGTLRHQIRSSDWLEKNTPELSAGEDPEILDVFKALLQRARK, encoded by the exons ATGGACTTTCGTGGTAGGAGGCATGAGCGAGGCAGCAACTGGACCGACCCGGAGATAGTGGAGCTGCTCCAGCTGTGGTCCGACGAGTCGGTCCAGATTGAACTGGAGAGTTCACTGCGCAACCAGCGAGTGTTTGACCGCATAGCCCACATCTTGCGTGAAAAGGGCATCTATCGCACAGGTGACCAGTGCAGGGAAAAAATCAAGAAGATGAAGCTGGAGTACCGCCGCATCAAAGACAACCACAAAATGAGGTCCTGGAAGTTTTATGATGTGATGGACAGAGTGCTGGCGAACCGACCCGCCATTACCTACTCCTCCCTGGGCGGAGCTGTCATAGCTCAACAGGTGTTTCAGAGCCCAGGTGGGGCCGATGCCTACCTGCAGGGAGTTCCGGCTGGCTCCTTTGGTCCTGCTTCCTCGGGTGGGTTTCTGTTTGGACAGCCTCCAAAAACGGGAGATCCACTGGATATAAAATGTGAAGATGTTGAAGAGAGCATGCTGAACTCAGGTGTTGCACCCCCTGAGATGTACTATGGATCTGGAGATGACCAGGAAACTGATGGGCAATCTCTACTGGGGGCAGAGGACACTCTGGGTCGAGGAGAGAGCTCAACAAATGCAAGAATCTCACCTTCAG GTTTCAGTGACCTGAACATTTCTGGCTCTGCCACAGCTGTCACCCAGGCTGTTGGTGGTCCTGTGCCACTGGATGCATCCGAGCAACCCAGTAAGGAGGGTTCCAATACCCCAGCTTCCGTGAGACAGAGGAAGCGTCGCCGTGGTGGGAAAACATCCTGGAGCCACGGAGGTGCTAGATGCGGGGGTCGGGGGAGCCTGGATAAAGCCCTGGCCAGCTTCCTGAACTGGCAGCAGTCAGCAGAGGAGCGCCTCCTCTCACTGGAGGAGGCCCGGCTGGAGAGGGAGCTGCAGGCCGAGGAGCGCAGGGAGCAGcgggaggagaggagggcgGAACAGGAGCGCCAGCATGAGCTCCGCTTGTTCAGCATGCTCACGGGGGCACTGGCTGCTGTCGGACAGGTTGCTCCAACTGTCGCGACAGCGCAGACCGACCCCTCTGTCTCACCCCTAGCTCATCTGTCAGCTTCACTGATGACCACGGCCACCCCCTCCGACTTGTCGTCTTTATCTCAGCAGCCTCCAGAAGCTCCCAAGGCACAGGCTGTTTCCACTCAGGAGACAACAACGTCAACACCGCCTACATCTGTCACAGCCTGCAAAATGTCTCAGAATGGTTTGGCAACTCTGAGAGGTGCGGAAACCCCCGGCCGTAGCGTGTACCTGTCTAATCGTGGTAATAGCATCCGACAGCATCAAGGCATTCTTCAGGAAGGCTATGCCCAATATGGAATGGACAAACACCATGACACGGACAACCCTGAT GGTATAATCAACATGGGAACTAGTGAGAACAAACTGTGCTATGATCTCCTTCACAAGCGG CTGACCAAGCCTGACATGCTACATATTGACCCATCCTTGTTGCAGTATTCAGACTGGAGGGGCCACACATT cCTGAGAGAGGCGGTTGCAAAGTTCCTGACCCAATACTGCTATTCTCCAAACCCACTCAAAGCTGACAAT gttGTGGTGATGAATGGCTGTGGTTCCCTCTTCTCATGTATTGCTGCAGTAATTTGTGACCCTAAAG ATGCCATTCTTATTCCTACTCCTTTCTACGGTGTTATCACTGAGGATCTGGATTTGTACAGTGACGTTAAACTCTTCCATGTTCCTCTGGACTGTGAG gcTGATGGCAAAGACAGTCGACCCTTCCACCTCACAGTAGAGAAATTAGAAGAAGGTCTGCAAAGGGCTAAGCAGGAG GGGTTGATGATCCGAGCTGTTATACTGATGAACCCCCACAACCCTCTGGCTGAGATCTACACCCAGAAGGAGATGATTGCCTTCTTGGAGTTTGCCAAAAA aAATGAGCTCCACGCCATTGTAGATGAAGTGTACATGCTGACGGTCTTTGATGAATCTGTCACCTTTCACAGTGTCCTCAGTGTAGACAG TTTGCCCGACCCACAGAGGACACATGTAATGTGGGGGATGAGCAAG GACTTTGCAATGGCAGGAATCAGAATAGGCACTCTGTATACTGAGAATAGAGACCTTGTGGAGGCCTTGGCCCAGCTGGGCTCATTCCACGGTATCTCTGGAACCACACAGCACCAGGTGGCACAGCTGCTTCAGGACAGAG AGTGGATCAACAAGGAGTTTCTGCCT GAGAACAGAAGCAGACTGAAAGCTGCTCACAGCTACCTGATAGGAGAGCTGCAGAGCATGGGCGTTCCCTACCTAGACAGACCTGCTGCCCTGTACGTCTGGGCTGACCTCAGGAAG TACCTCAGAGAG CGTCAGTTTGAGGAGGAACTGTCTCTGTGGAGGGGTTTCCTCAGGCACAAGGTGGTGTTGAGCTGTGGTCAGGCCTTCTCCTGCTCCACTCCTGGCTGGTTCCGCATCGTCTTCGCTGACCAACAGCACCACCTTCAGCTTG gCCTGAAGCGAATCAGGGAGGCCTTGAAAGAAATCgaagaaaaaaatggcagtCCTGATTCACACTCCATCAAAGAAGCCACTGAGGAGAGCAAAAAGTCAGTGAAAGAGGACAGTGCGGATTCAGACAATGCTGCAATTGTTAATTCAACATCATCACCCCAAAGCAAGTCATCAGACCAGCTGAAGGAGAAGGATAGCCCTGTTCCTGACACAGGCCCGTTGGCCACCGAGGAGTTTGTGTTGCTGGACTGCCAAGCATCAAAGCCCGCAGAGAGTCTGGACTCTCTGATTGGTACGCTCAGGCATCAAATCCGCTCCTCGGATTGGCTGGAGAAAAACACTCCGGAGCTGTCTGCCGGAGAGGACCCAGAGATTCTTGATGTATTCAAGGCCCTGCTGCAAAGAGCCAGAAAGTAA
- the rag1 gene encoding V(D)J recombination-activating protein 1 gives MVEENLETDGPRSSMPAELHHPHSKYAQWKFKLFRVRSMEKAPLPGESQPDTGVLLGISPPAAPKIDLDNGVGPGSVMKLCLGGKSKENVEGPGRRVDKKLQEMDTHMNHLRCLCRLCGVTLRKVKGPLHEVHGDLDEASKGALRKMGCKFKSWPEVILKVFKVDVTEDTESVHPLSFCHRCWMAAIRGGGFCSFSRIKVPEWKPHSSLCHLCSPKKSSFQRTGRKRRKTIPRAQSLAKRSRREHADIIAVGERRVLRPFGDRHHGLALRGWRKPSVQREKWVRNITHCQKDHLSTKLISEKLPVDFLYSFTCLVCDHLLFDPVQSPCGHLFCRSCIIKYNHVLGPHCPACNLPCAPDDLTSPAKAFLSALHSLPLLCPRGGCGEQVRLDSFKAHCLDHELSEQDANKQSSELDSYLLANKGGRPRQHLLSLTRRAQKHRLRDLKNQVKVFADKEEGGDLKSVCQTLFLLALRSGNEHRQADELEAMMQGRGFGLHPAVCLAIRVNTFLSCSQYHKMYRTVKATSGRQIFQPLHTLRAAEKELLPGFHQFEWQPALKNVSTSCNVGIINGLSGWAASLDDSPADTITRRFRYDVALVSALKDLEEDIMEGLRESGMEDSACTSGFSVMIKECCDGMGDVSEKHGGGPAVPEKAVRFSFTVMSVSVLADDDRREVTIFTEPKPNSELSCKPLCLMFVDESDHETLTAVLGPIIAERNAMKESRLILPIGGLPRSFRFHFRGTGYDEKMVREMEGLEASGSTYICTLCDSSRAEASQNMVLHSITRSHEENLERYEIWRTNPFSESVEELRDRVKGVSAKPFMETQPTLDALHCDIGNATEFYKIFQDEIGEVYQKVNPSREERRSWRAALDKQLRKKMKLKPIMRMNGNYARRLMTLEAVEVVCELVPSEERREALRELMRLYLQMRPVWRATCPAKECPDQLCRYSFNSQRFADLLSSTFKYRYNGKITNYLHKTLAHVPEIIERDGSIGAWASEGNESANKLFRRFRKMNARQSKAYELEDVLKHHWLYTSKYLQKFMEAHKDSVKALQATIDPVETQDDEDMSLELNDF, from the exons ATGGTGGAGGAGAACCTGGAGACAGATGGCCCCAGATCCTCCATGCCAGCTGAGCTCCACCATCCCCACTCTAAGTACGCTCAGTGGAAGTTTAAACTGTTTAGGGTGAGGTCCATGGAGAAGGCCCCTTTGCCCGGTGAGAGCCAACCTGATACAGGAGTCTTGTTAGGGATCTCACCTCCTGCAGCTCCAAAAATAGATTTAGATAATGGTGTGGGTCCAGGTAGTGTTATGAAATTGTGCCTTGGGGGAAAAAGCAAGGAGAATGTGGAAGGCCCCGGCCGGAGGGTAGATAAGAAGCTGCAGGAAATGGACACCCACATGAACCACCTCAG GTGTCTCTGCCGTCTCTGTGGAGTGACCCTGAGGAAAGTCAAGGGACCACTGCATGAGGTTCATGGGGATCTGGACGAGGCAAGTAAAGGTGCCCTGCGTAAAATGGGCTGCAAGTTTAAGAGCTGGCCAGAGGTCATCCTCAAAGTCTTCAAAGTGGACGTGACCGAGGACACAGAATCTGTCCACCCCCTTTCCTTCTGCCATCGCTGCTGGATGGCCGCCATACGAGGAGGGGgtttctgcagcttctccagaaTAAAAGTCCCAGAGTGGAAACCCCACTCTTCCCTCTGCCACCTTTGCTCCCCCAAGAAAAGCTCATTCCAGCGGactgggaggaagaggaggaagaccATTCCCCGAGCCCAGAGCCTGGCGAAGAGGAGCAGGCGGGAGCACGCTGACATCATCGCcgtgggagagaggagagttctGAGACCGTTTGGGGACCGCCATCATGGCCTGGCGCTCAGGGGCTGGAGGAAACCCAGTgtccagagagagaaatgggtGAGGAACATTACCCACTGCCAGAAAGACCACCTGAGCACTAAGCTGATCTCTGAGAAGCTCCCTGTGGACTTCCTCTATTCTTTCACCTGCCTGGTGTGTGACCACCTGCTCTTTGATCCAGTTCAGTCCCCCTGTGGGCACCTTTTCTGCCGCAGCTGTATTATAAAATATAACCACGTTCTGGGACCTCACTGCCCGGCCTGCAACTTGCCCTGTGCCCCTGATGATCTCACCTCGCCTGCCAAAGCCTTTTTATCAGCTCTCCATTCCCTGCCTCTGCTTTGCCCCAGAGGCGGCTGTGGAGAGCAGGTCAGGCTAGACTCATTTAAAGCTCACTGTCTGGATCATGAGCTGAGTGAACAGGATGCAAACAAGCAGTCATCAGAACTCGACAGCTACTTGCTAGCCAATAAAGGGGGAAGACCCCGTCAGCACTTGCTGTCTCTAACCCGGCGTGCCCAGAAGCATCGGCTGAGGGATCTGAAGAACCAGGTGAAGGTGTTTGCAGACAAAGAGGAAGGTGGCGACCTGAAGTCTGTGTGTCAGACACTATTCCTGCTTGCGCTGCGATCTGGGAATGAGCACCGGCAGGCAGACGAGCTCGAGGCCATGATGCAAG gcAGAGGCTTTGGGCTGCATCCCGCGGTGTGCTTGGCCATTCGGGTGAACACTTTCCTGAGCTGCAGCCAGTATCACAAGATGTACCGGACTGTCAAAGCCACCAGTGGCCGCCAGATATTTCAGCCCCTGCACACCCTCCGAGCCGCGGAGAAGGAGCTTCTCCCTGGCTTTCACCAGTTTGAGTGGCAGCCAGCTCTCAAGAATGTGTCCACGTCTTGCAACGTTGGCATTATTAATGGGCTCTCTGGATGGGCTGCCTCGCTGGATGACTCCCCGGCCGACACCATCACTCGGCGGTTTCGCTATGATGTGGCACTGGTGTCAGCATTAAAAGATCTGGAGGAGGACATCATGGAGGGGCTGAGAGAGAGTGGGATGGAAGACAGCGCTTGCACCTCAGGCTTTAGTGTCATGATCAAGGAATGTTGTGATGGCATGGGTGATGTCAGTGAAAAACACGGTGGAGGACCAGCCGTTCCTGAGAAGGCTGTACGCTTCTCTTTCACCgttatgtctgtctctgtcctggCAGACGACGACAGGCGGGAGGTTACCATCTTCACCGAGCCAAAGCCAAACTCAGAGCTGTCCTGTAAGCCCCTTTGCCTGATGTTTGTGGATGAGTCAGACCATGAGACACTCACAGCTGTCCTGGGGCCTATAATAGCAGAGCGTAACGCAATGAAAGAGAGCAGGCTCATCCTACCCATAGGAGGCCTGCCTCGCTCCTTCCGCTTCCACTTCAGAGGCACAGGATACGATGAGAAGAtggtgagagagatggagggccTGGAAGCCTCGGGCTCCACGTATATCTGTACTCTGTGTGACTCCAGTCGGGCAGAGGCCTCTCAAAACATGGTGCTGCACTCCATCACCCGCTCTCACGAAGAGAACCTGGAGCGTTACGAAATATGGAGAACCAACCCCTTCTCTGAGTCTGTGGAGGAGCTGCGAGACAGAGTCAAAGGGGTCTCTGCGAAGCCCTTCATGGAGACCCAGCCCACACTTGATGCATTACACTGTGACATTGGCAATGCCACAGAGTTCTACAAAATCTTCCAGGATGAGATAGGGGAGGTGTACCAAAAGGTCAACCCCAGCCGAGAGGAGCGGCGCAGCTGGAGGGCAGCCCTAGATAAACAgctgaggaagaagatgaagctTAAACCCATAATGAGGATGAATGGGAACTACGCCCGCAGGCTAATGACCCTGGAGGCTGTGGAGGTGGTGTGCGAGCTGGTGCCCtcggaggagaggagggaggccCTGAGGGAGCTCATGAGGCTCTACCTCCAGATGAGGCCTGTGTGGCGTGCCACCTGCCCAGCCAAGGAATGCCCCGACCAGCTGTGCCGCTACAGCTTCAACTCCCAGCGCTTTGCTGACCTCCTATCCTCTACCTTCAAATATAGGTACAATGGAAAGATAACCAATTACCTTCACAAGACCCTGGCCCATGTGCCCGAAATCATAGAGAGGGATGGATCCATCGGAGCCTGGGCCAGCGAGGGGAACGAGTCGGCGAACAAGCTGTTCAGGCGTTTCCGGAAGATGAATGCACGTCAGTCAAAGGCCTACGAACTGGAGGACGTGTTGAAACATCACTGGCTCTACACCTCCAAGTACTTGCAGAAGTTTATGGAGGCTCACAAGGACTCTGTCAAAGCCCTACAAGCTACTATTGACCCAGTAGAGACACAGGATGATGAGGACATGTCTCTGGAATTGAATGATTTttga
- the rag2 gene encoding LOW QUALITY PROTEIN: V(D)J recombination-activating protein 2 (The sequence of the model RefSeq protein was modified relative to this genomic sequence to represent the inferred CDS: deleted 1 base in 1 codon) — MTLQPLTSVNCAGLLQPGCSLLQLDGEVLLFGQKGWPKRSCPTGVFGIRFKRGEMKLRAISFSSDSSYLPPLRCPAICRLDPYDGLPESYLIHGGRTPNNEISSSLYLLTMDSRGCNRKLTLCCKEKELVGEVPGARYGHTMSMVQSHGKTACVLFGGRSYMPAGERTTESWNSVVDCPPQVFLFDLEFGCSSAHTLPELSDGQSFHLAIAREDCVYFIGGHSLTSDSRPPRLFRLRVELLQGSPLLSCETLETGISISSAIITRTGPTHRYIILGGYQSDSQKRMACSTVILDEKGIHFETSEPPKWIPDIIHSRTWFGGSAGEGKALLAVPTEGRPSQPDVHYFYLVSFQTEGEGKEEEGTLACSQESTDYDDSTPLEDSEELYFGREPHELEGGSDEEGDTYNEDDEEDESQTGYWIKCCLGCQVDPNTWEPYYSTELHRPAMIFCSRGEEGHWVHAQCMELSETLLLRLSQGSKKYFCLDHGGLPYQEMTPPREVIPLKRTPMKVKDRRTPPTIKMSPAKKNFFRRLFD, encoded by the exons ATGACCCTGCAGCCATTAACTTCAGTGAACTGTGCAGGCCTCCTACAGCCTGGCTGCTCTTTGCTACAGCTGGATGGTGAAGTTCTCCTGTTTGGCCAGAAAGGCTGGCCCAAGCGCTCATGTCCAACGGGGGTGTTTGGGATTCGGTTTAAACGGGGTGAGATGAAGCTGAGGGCCATCTCCTTCTCCAGTGACTCCAGCTACCTTCCCCCTTTACGCTGTCCTGCCATTTGCCGCCTCGACCCCTACGAC GGGCTCCCCGAGAGTTATCTCATTCATGGTGGCCGCACCCCAAATAACGAGATCTCTTCGAGCTTGTATCTGCTGACCATGGATAGTCGTGGCTGCAATCGTAAACTGACCCTGTGCTGCAAAGAGAAAGAGCTGGTGGGAGAAGTGCCAGGGGCCCGATACGGCCACACGATGAGCATGGTTCAAAGCCATGGGAAGACAGCCTGCGTGTTATTTGGGGGTAGATCCTACATGCCTGCGGGAGAGCGGACCACAGAGAGCTGGAACAGCGTTGTTGACTGTCCCCCTCAGGTGTTCCTGTTTGACCTGGAGTTTGGGTGCTCCTCTGCCCACACTCTACCTGAGCTCAGTGATGGACAGTCCTTCCATTTGGCCATTGCCCGAGAAGACTGTGTCTACTTCATCGGAGGTCACTCGCTCACCTCTGACTCCCGCCCCCCTCGACTCTTCCGCCTGCGGGTGGAGCTCCTGCAGGGAAGCCCCCTGCTCTCCTGTGAGACCCTAGAAACTGGCATATCCATCTCTAGCGCCATAATCACCCGTACAGGTCCCACTCACAGATACATTATCTTAGGTGGATATCAGTCAGACTCTCAGAAGAGGATGGCGTGCAGCACCGTGATTCTGGATGAGAAAGGGATTCACTTTGAGACTTCAGAACCACCTAAGTGGATCCCAGATATCATCCATAGTCGCACTTGGTTTGGGGGCAGTGCGGGGGAGGGAAAGGCCCTTCTTGCTGTACCTACTGAGGGAAGACCATCCCAGCCAGATGTACATTACTTCTATCTGGTCAGCTtccagacagagggagaaggcaaagaggaagagggaaccCTGGCCTGCAGCCAGGAGTCAACAGATTATGACGACTCTACTCCTCTTGAGGACTCTGAGGAGTTGTACTTTGGTCGTGAGCCGCACGAGCTGGAGGGAGGCAGCGACGAAGAAGGGGACACTTACAACGAAGACGATGAGGAGGACGAATCGCAAACAGGCTACTGGATCAAATGCTGCCTGGGCTGTCAGGTGGACCCCAACACGTGGGAGCCGTACTACTCCACTGAGCTCCACCGGCCAGCCATGATCTTCTGCtccagaggggaggaggggcaCTGGGTCCATGCCCAGTGCATGGAGCTGTCTGAGACTCTGCTGCTTAGACTGTCTCAAGGCAGCAAAAAGTATTTCTGCCTGGACCACGGAGGCCTGCCCTACCAGGAGATGACCCCGCCTCGGGAGGTCATCCCCCTGAAGCGCACCCCCATGAAGGTGAAGGACAGGAGAACTCCTCCAACAATCAAGATGTCCCCtgctaaaaaaaactttttcagaAGACTTTTCGACTGA